A window of Elgaria multicarinata webbii isolate HBS135686 ecotype San Diego chromosome 2, rElgMul1.1.pri, whole genome shotgun sequence contains these coding sequences:
- the ZC3H15 gene encoding zinc finger CCCH domain-containing protein 15 yields the protein MPPKKQPAPAAAAGGNKKADQKKKEKIIEDKTFGLKNKKGAKQQKFIKAVTHQVKFGQQNPRQAVQTDGDKKLKKDDKKKELQELNELFKPVVAAQKISKGADPKSVVCAFFKQGQCTKGDKCKFSHDLTLERKCEKRSVYIDARDEDLEKDTMDNWDEKKLEEVVNKKHGEAEKKKPKTQIVCKYFLDAIENNKYGWFWVCPGGGDNCMYRHALPPGFVLKKDKKKEEKEEEISLEDLIEKERAALGPNVTKITLESFLAWKKRKRQEKIDKAEQDMERRKADFKAGKALVISGREVFEFRPELVDADDEEADDTRYIQGTCEEDEVDELVRVNDVDLNLYVPKDVDETGITVASMERFSTYASAEKDDNKLSEASGGRLENGEQSDLEADSDMEGTQENGEIDAVPVDENLFTGEDLEELEEELNTLDLEE from the exons ATGCCCCCCAAGAAACAGCCCGCCCCGGCCGCCGCGGCGGGGGGCAATAAAAAGGCGGatcagaagaagaaggagaagataaTCGAG GACAAAACGTTTGGCTTAAAGAATAAGAAAGGAGCAAAGCAGCAAAAGTTTATCAAGGCTGTGACCCACCAAGTTAAATTTGGTCAGCAAAACCCACGGCAG GCTGTTCAAACAGATGGTGACAAGAAATTAAAGAAAGATGATAAGAAGAAAGAATTACAAGAGCTGAATGAGCTTTTCAAACCTGTGGTTGCTGCACAGAAAATCAGTAAAG GTGCAGATCCAAAATCAGTAGTCTGTGCTTTCTTTAAGCAAGGGCAATGCACGAAAGGAGACAAGTGCAAATTTTCTCATGACTTGACTTTGGAGAGAAAGTGTGAAAAGAGAAGCGTTTATATTGATGCAAGAGATGAAGATCTTGAAAAAG ACACAATGGATAACTGGGATGAAAAGAAACTGGAGGAGGTAGTGAACAAGAAGCATGGTGAGgctgaaaagaaaaaacccaaaacgCAAATA GTCTGCAAGTATTTCCTTGATGCTattgaaaacaataaatatggaTGGTTTTGGGTCTGCCCTGGTGGAGGAGACAACTGTATGTACCGCCACGCACTTCCTCCTGGCTTCGTTctcaaaaaggacaaaaaaaaggaagaaaaagaagaagaaatttcttTAGAAGATCTAATAGAAAAAGAG CGAGCTGCCTTAGGACCAAACGTTACTAAAATTACTTTAGAGTCTTTTCTTGcatggaaaaaaaggaaaagacaagAAAAGATTGATAAGGCAGAGCAAgatatggaaagaaggaaagcagaCTTTAAGGCTGGCAAAGCATTGGTG ATCAGTGGGCGTGAAGTGTTTGAGTTCCGGCCAGAACTGGTTGATGCGGATGATGAAGAAGCAGATGACACTCGTTATATTCAAGGAACGTGCGAAGAAGATGAG gttGATGAACTTGTGCGTGTAAATGATGTGGACTTGAACCTGTACGTTCCAAAAGACGTGGATGAGACTGGAATCACTGTAGCTAGTATGGAACGATTTAGCACATACGCTTCAGCTGAAAAAGATG ATAACAAGCTGAGTGAAGCTTCAGGAGGCAGACTAGAAAATGGAGAGcaaagtgatttggaagctgacAGTGACATGGAAGgcacccaggaaaatggagaaatCGATGCAGTACCAGTTGATGAAAATCTTTTTACTGGTGAGGACTTGGAAGAACTAGAAGAAGAACTAAATACGCTTGATTTAGaggaatga